From one Nematostella vectensis chromosome 7, jaNemVect1.1, whole genome shotgun sequence genomic stretch:
- the LOC5516024 gene encoding CDK-activating kinase assembly factor MAT1: MDEQSCPRCKTTKYRNPKLKLMVNVCGHKLCDNCVDVLFTRPSAACPECNTPLRRSDFRLQQFEDLLVEKEVDIRKTVLKYYNKHEEDFAGEPDPLRSYNDYLEDVEDIVWNLTNGIDVEETKKAMEKYKKENATQIRKSNIKLGREEAIIMSQIEEEQREHEMRKKQEAMMTKEETKKKRQEKEAFLDNLIAGNKPLDEIVAEHACKNPKKQSLLFSASNQFTANVQTREEFIPLPLMTTPLYTYTPLKENNEGPDTPPVEILASRGYLKHVRAITDAEKATGYSAELACGRALQDAFSSLYLNL; the protein is encoded by the exons ATGGATGAGCAGTCTTGTCCTCGATGCAAGACCACGAAATACAGGAACCCCAAGCTCAAGTTGATGGTTAATGTTTGCGGCCACAAACT ATGTGACAATTGTGTTGATGTCCTATTCACACGACCATCCGCTGCCTGTCCAGAATGCAACACTCCCCTGCGTCGCAGTGACTTCAGATTACAACAATTTGAAGACCTCCTCGTAGAAAAAGAAGTTGATATCAGAAAAACTGTCTTAAAATA TTACAACAAGCACGAGGAAGATTTTGCAGGGGAGCCAGACCCATTACGCAGTTACAATGACTACCTTGAAGATGTCGAAGATATAG TATGGAACTTAACAAATGGCATTGATGTGGAAGAAACAAAGAAAGCAATGGAGAAGTACAAGAAGGAGAATGCCACCCAGATAAGGAAAAGCAACATCAAACTG GGAAGAGAGGAAGCAATCATCATGTCACAGATAGAAGAGGAGCAAAGAGAACATGAGATGAGGAAGAAACAAGAAGCCATGATGACAAAAgaagaaacaaagaaaaagaggCAAGAAAAAGAGGCATTCTTAGACAACCTG ATTGCAGGTAATAAACCATTAGATGAGATTGTTGCCGAGCATGCCTGTAAGAACCCCAAGAAGCAGTCCCTTTTGTTCTCTGCATCCAACCAGTTCACAGCAAATGTGCAG acacGTGAGGAGTTTATACCTCTACCATTGATGACCACACCCCTATATACTTACACCCCTCTCAAAGAGAACAATGAGGGGCCTGACACCCCACCCGTGGAGATCCTGGCTTCTAGAGG TTATCTGAAGCATGTAAGAGCTATAACAGATGCAGAGAAAGCCACTGGGTACTCAGCAGAGCTAGCATGTGGGCGGGCCCTACAAGACGCCTTCTCATCATTATATCTCAACTTATGA